A single region of the Nocardioides aurantiacus genome encodes:
- a CDS encoding NAD(P)/FAD-dependent oxidoreductase → MDATDVAVIGAGIAGLTCARALEKSGLDVRLLERSARVGGRVGTDVVDGFRVDRGFSWLDAQHPVVRQVADVAALNPRPIDRGIVLAHPDGYRILQGSQPALISALRSGLGQPQDVARLVRWSDPMRRTPDRIRSGGDVTLAESLDQHGIGGRVREEVLRPLFRLLFGDEDLRTSYQYAMLVLQQLRQGMPALPALGMQSLPNQLAHSLDRPVRLGVDVLGLKRDHGAGVTVLADDGALTCRAVVVATDPATASGLLGIGSPAMRGLATWWFAAPHPPSTLKTVFVNPLGPAGGPVAHALISSNVAPRYASGGQALVAAVTVAPPGRDAGTESETDVRRHLGQLLHADADSWRLVARHVASAAWPTARPPLLTGREVDLGDGLFVAGDHRELPGIAGAMSSGLRASQAVVAELGAVERG, encoded by the coding sequence ATGGACGCCACCGACGTGGCCGTGATCGGCGCGGGGATCGCCGGACTCACCTGCGCACGGGCGTTGGAGAAGTCCGGTCTCGACGTGCGCCTGCTCGAGCGCTCGGCCCGGGTCGGCGGCCGGGTCGGCACCGACGTGGTGGACGGCTTCCGGGTCGACCGGGGGTTCTCCTGGCTCGACGCCCAGCACCCCGTGGTGCGGCAGGTGGCCGACGTCGCGGCCCTCAACCCGCGGCCGATCGACCGCGGCATCGTGCTCGCCCACCCCGACGGCTACCGCATCCTCCAGGGGTCGCAGCCCGCGCTGATCTCGGCGCTGCGGTCGGGGCTCGGGCAGCCGCAGGACGTGGCCCGGCTGGTGCGCTGGAGCGACCCGATGCGTCGTACGCCGGACCGGATCCGCTCCGGGGGCGACGTCACCCTCGCCGAGTCGCTGGACCAGCACGGCATCGGCGGGCGGGTGCGCGAGGAGGTGCTGCGGCCGCTCTTCCGGCTCCTGTTCGGCGACGAGGACCTGCGGACCTCCTACCAGTACGCCATGCTCGTCCTCCAGCAGCTGCGTCAGGGCATGCCCGCCCTGCCCGCGCTGGGGATGCAGTCGCTGCCCAACCAGCTCGCGCACTCCCTCGACCGCCCGGTGCGCCTCGGGGTCGACGTGCTCGGCCTCAAGCGCGACCACGGCGCCGGCGTCACCGTGCTGGCCGACGACGGGGCGCTCACCTGCCGCGCGGTCGTGGTCGCGACCGACCCCGCGACCGCCTCGGGGCTGCTGGGCATCGGCAGCCCGGCGATGCGCGGCCTCGCCACCTGGTGGTTCGCCGCGCCGCACCCGCCGAGCACGCTCAAGACGGTCTTCGTCAACCCGCTCGGCCCGGCCGGCGGCCCGGTCGCCCATGCCCTGATCAGCTCCAACGTGGCACCCCGCTACGCCTCGGGGGGCCAGGCGCTGGTGGCGGCGGTGACGGTGGCGCCGCCGGGCCGGGACGCCGGCACCGAGTCCGAGACCGACGTACGCCGCCACCTCGGCCAGCTGCTGCACGCCGACGCCGACTCCTGGCGACTGGTCGCCCGGCACGTCGCGTCGGCCGCATGGCCGACGGCGCGACCCCCGCTGCTCACCGGTCGCGAGGTCGACCTCGGCGACGGGCTGTTCGTCGCGGGCGACCACCGCGAGCTGCCCGGCATCGCCGGCGCGATGTCCTCGGGGCTGCGCGCCTCCCAGGCCGTGGTGGCCGAGCTCGGCGCGGTCGAGCGGGGCTGA
- a CDS encoding oxygenase MpaB family protein, protein MRRPHRRDRLPRMHWAQRSLELDPVADHREISLGVSAHDYPWDTVQALSFALFRTYAVPSIGSLLDRTGEFTGRVQKRYDDTGLLLEEVQRHGLTSSRGRSAVRRVNQMHAMYDISNEDMRYVLATFVVVPVRWITAYGFRPLTDHEVRAMTEYYRQLGRLMAIRDLPEDYAGFERLLEDHEAAHFGPDEGGRRVADATLELMTTFWPNRLLPARVVERLSFALMDEPLLRAFGYPLPTRAERRLVHAAMRLRARWLRHRPARSEPRWASDLGHFRTYPAGYDVAGLGTFAAGCPAHGAATAAAAPPPSEPAAGPTPPPVA, encoded by the coding sequence GTGCGACGACCCCACCGACGCGACCGGCTGCCCCGGATGCACTGGGCGCAGCGCAGCCTCGAGCTCGACCCCGTGGCCGACCACCGCGAGATCAGCCTCGGCGTGAGCGCCCACGACTACCCGTGGGACACCGTCCAGGCACTGTCCTTCGCGCTGTTCCGCACCTATGCCGTGCCCTCGATCGGCAGCCTGCTCGACCGGACCGGCGAGTTCACCGGCCGCGTCCAGAAGCGGTACGACGACACCGGGCTCCTCCTCGAGGAGGTGCAGCGTCACGGGCTGACCAGCAGCCGCGGCCGGAGCGCCGTACGCCGGGTCAACCAGATGCACGCGATGTACGACATCAGCAACGAGGACATGCGCTACGTGCTGGCCACCTTCGTGGTGGTGCCGGTGCGTTGGATCACCGCCTACGGCTTCCGCCCCCTCACCGACCACGAGGTCCGGGCGATGACGGAGTACTACCGGCAGCTGGGCCGGCTGATGGCGATCCGCGACCTGCCCGAGGACTACGCCGGCTTCGAGCGGCTGCTCGAGGACCACGAGGCCGCACACTTCGGCCCCGACGAGGGCGGGCGGCGGGTCGCCGACGCGACGCTGGAGCTGATGACGACGTTCTGGCCGAACCGCCTCCTGCCCGCACGTGTGGTCGAGCGGCTCTCCTTCGCGCTGATGGACGAGCCGCTGCTGCGTGCGTTCGGCTACCCGCTGCCCACCCGGGCCGAGCGACGCCTGGTCCACGCCGCGATGCGGCTGCGGGCGCGCTGGCTGCGGCACCGCCCGGCCCGCTCCGAGCCGCGGTGGGCCAGCGACCTCGGCCACTTCCGCACCTACCCGGCCGGCTACGACGTCGCGGGGCTGGGCACGTTCGCGGCCGGCTGCCCGGCCCACGGGGCCGCGACCGCCGCTGCTGCGCCGCCCCCGTCGGAGCCCGCCGCGGGCCCGACCCCGCCGCCCGTGGCGTGA
- a CDS encoding penicillin-binding transpeptidase domain-containing protein, with amino-acid sequence MSPRPRPAPGRTPTRRAAVAAGLAALVLLPSACSLPWSGPDADAAAARLARGLAQGELEGVPVVGDRAQVQRQLDRVLAGAAVLGEPAVAGGGVETGDGTATVPLTWRWRAGGEGAGDDWRYRSTATLEEVSRGGEDVWALRWEPAVVEPSLRGEETLAASALAPERGRVLGRAGSVLVEPRPVVRVGVDKQGVRRAEAVASARRVAEVVDVDAEAFAEQVAAAGERAFVEAIVLRTDDLGPDVRARVEALPGGRLVEDELPLAPTREYAAPLLGSVGPATAEIVEESRGRVLAGDEVGTSGLQRRYDARLLGRRGVVVRTAGGQGEPRELFAADPVAGKDLATTLDPRLQQLAQDTLADVGPAAALVALQPSTGDLLVAANGPGSEGYATATVGQYAPGSTYKIVSALALLRAGVAPGDPVACPATVDVDGRDFENYDDYPASGLGRITLEDAVASSCNTAFISARERVSGEDVSGEDVSRAAEAVGLGVDRDLGFPAYLGQAGPDDPAGQGETGAAADLIGQGSVLASPLAMAAVVGSVQAGRTVVPRLLPALEAPEADPADPLEPAEAQALRRMLRAVVERGSGSQLADLPGDPVLAKTGTAEFGEEEPPRTHAWMVAAQGDLAVAVFVERGDSGSGTAGPLLRSFLAGAARR; translated from the coding sequence GTGAGTCCGCGACCCCGTCCTGCCCCTGGCCGCACCCCCACCCGGCGGGCGGCCGTCGCGGCCGGGCTCGCCGCGCTCGTGCTGCTGCCCAGCGCCTGCAGCCTGCCGTGGTCCGGGCCGGACGCCGACGCCGCGGCCGCGAGGCTGGCCCGCGGGCTGGCGCAGGGAGAGCTCGAGGGCGTGCCCGTCGTGGGCGACCGGGCGCAGGTGCAGCGGCAGCTCGACCGGGTCCTGGCCGGCGCCGCCGTGCTCGGCGAGCCGGCCGTCGCGGGCGGCGGGGTCGAGACCGGGGACGGCACCGCCACCGTGCCGCTGACCTGGCGTTGGCGGGCGGGGGGCGAGGGTGCCGGGGACGACTGGCGCTACCGCAGCACCGCCACCCTGGAGGAGGTCTCGCGCGGCGGCGAGGACGTCTGGGCGCTGCGCTGGGAGCCGGCGGTCGTGGAGCCATCGCTGCGGGGCGAGGAGACGCTGGCCGCGAGCGCGCTCGCCCCCGAGCGCGGCCGCGTCCTGGGCCGGGCGGGGAGCGTGCTGGTCGAGCCGCGCCCGGTGGTGCGGGTGGGCGTGGACAAGCAGGGCGTACGCCGCGCCGAGGCCGTCGCCTCCGCCCGCCGGGTGGCCGAGGTCGTCGACGTCGACGCCGAGGCGTTCGCGGAGCAGGTCGCCGCGGCCGGTGAGCGGGCCTTCGTCGAGGCGATCGTGCTGCGGACCGACGACCTCGGACCCGACGTCCGGGCCCGGGTCGAGGCGCTCCCGGGCGGACGCCTGGTCGAGGACGAGCTGCCGCTGGCCCCCACCCGGGAGTACGCCGCGCCGCTGCTCGGCAGCGTCGGCCCGGCCACCGCCGAGATCGTGGAGGAGTCGCGGGGCAGGGTCCTCGCCGGCGACGAGGTCGGCACCTCCGGCCTCCAGCGCCGCTACGACGCCCGCCTGCTCGGCCGCCGCGGGGTGGTCGTCCGCACGGCCGGTGGGCAGGGCGAGCCCCGGGAGCTGTTCGCCGCCGACCCGGTCGCCGGGAAGGACCTGGCCACGACGCTGGACCCGCGGCTGCAGCAGCTGGCCCAGGACACGCTGGCCGACGTCGGGCCGGCGGCCGCGCTGGTGGCGCTGCAGCCCTCGACGGGCGACCTGCTCGTCGCCGCGAACGGTCCGGGGTCCGAGGGCTACGCCACCGCCACGGTCGGGCAGTACGCCCCCGGGTCGACGTACAAGATCGTCAGCGCGCTGGCCCTGCTGCGTGCCGGCGTCGCGCCGGGCGACCCGGTCGCCTGCCCGGCCACGGTCGACGTCGACGGGCGCGACTTCGAGAACTACGACGACTACCCGGCGTCCGGGCTCGGCCGGATCACCCTCGAGGACGCGGTCGCGAGCTCCTGCAACACCGCCTTCATCTCGGCCCGCGAGCGCGTCTCCGGCGAGGACGTCTCCGGCGAGGACGTCTCCCGCGCGGCCGAGGCGGTGGGGCTGGGGGTCGACCGCGACCTCGGCTTCCCGGCCTACCTCGGCCAAGCGGGACCCGACGACCCGGCCGGGCAGGGCGAGACCGGCGCCGCCGCCGACCTGATCGGCCAGGGATCGGTGCTGGCCTCCCCGCTGGCGATGGCGGCCGTCGTCGGCTCGGTGCAGGCCGGCCGGACCGTGGTGCCCCGGCTGCTGCCGGCGCTCGAGGCCCCCGAGGCCGACCCGGCCGACCCGCTGGAGCCGGCGGAGGCCCAGGCGCTGCGGCGGATGCTCCGCGCCGTGGTCGAGCGGGGCAGCGGGTCGCAGCTGGCGGACCTGCCCGGCGACCCGGTGCTGGCCAAGACCGGCACGGCCGAGTTCGGCGAGGAGGAGCCGCCCCGGACCCACGCCTGGATGGTGGCGGCGCAGGGCGACCTGGCGGTGGCGGTCTTCGTCGAGCGCGGCGACTCCGGCTCGGGCACGGCGGGCCCGCTGCTGCGGTCCTTCCTCGCGGGAGCAGCCCGGCGGTAG
- a CDS encoding GAF and ANTAR domain-containing protein: MPSLMPPELSDTVRTLADLVYAGESFEAVADTLCRAAVELVDGCDHASLMLRRRGRAVTVAASDGVAATCDDLEREVGEGPCLDALDEDAPHQHFCADLPEGCGWPRLAQRVLAETPVRGMAGFRLRDDGAKVGALNVFSDTPDQLTEHSLHQATLLTAFASVVLVAMDRGQEASTLRQGLESNREIGKAVGLLMAMHDLDQEAAFAMLARVSQEMNLKLVEVAARVVRTHRPGG, from the coding sequence ATGCCCTCCCTGATGCCGCCGGAGCTGTCCGACACCGTCCGCACGCTGGCCGACCTCGTCTACGCCGGGGAGTCCTTCGAGGCGGTCGCCGACACCCTGTGCCGGGCCGCGGTCGAGCTGGTCGACGGGTGCGACCACGCCTCGCTGATGCTGCGCCGCCGGGGTCGTGCGGTCACGGTGGCCGCCTCGGACGGGGTCGCCGCGACCTGCGACGACCTCGAGCGCGAGGTCGGGGAGGGGCCGTGCCTCGACGCCCTCGACGAGGACGCCCCCCACCAGCACTTCTGCGCCGACCTGCCCGAGGGGTGCGGCTGGCCGCGGCTCGCGCAGCGGGTGCTGGCCGAGACCCCGGTGCGCGGGATGGCCGGCTTCCGGCTGCGCGACGACGGCGCCAAGGTCGGCGCGCTCAACGTCTTCAGCGACACCCCGGACCAGCTCACCGAGCACTCGCTGCACCAGGCGACGCTGCTCACCGCCTTCGCCTCGGTGGTGCTGGTGGCGATGGACCGCGGCCAAGAGGCCTCGACGCTGCGCCAGGGCCTGGAGAGCAACCGCGAGATCGGCAAGGCCGTGGGCCTGCTGATGGCGATGCACGACCTCGACCAGGAGGCCGCCTTCGCGATGCTGGCGCGGGTGAGCCAGGAGATGAACCTCAAGCTCGTCGAGGTCGCCGCCCGGGTCGTGCGGACCCACCGTCCGGGCGGCTGA
- a CDS encoding ABC transporter ATP-binding protein, translated as MSAGTGAGRGLVLDGTVHRGSFELALRMEAGPGEVVGVLGPNGAGKSTLLRAVAGLELLSSGTLAVAGRVWQDGTTALRPEERAAGVVFQDYRLFPHLDVLDNVAFAARAAGVRRSEARDGAAGWLSRLGLHDLARRRPAQLSGGQAQRVALARALAREPDVLLLDEPMAALDAGARLEVRGFLRTHLADFGGPVVLVTHDPLEAMVLADRLVVVEGGRLVQQGTPAEVARRPASTYVARLMGLNLWSGRLGHDGRVELDRGGSLALATDATPGRVLVALRPSAISVHTGRPGGPDGPGASPRNQWSGRLASLERLADRVRLQVEGRPGALVDVTAAAVAELGLVEGREVWLTAKATEVEAYPESRPAPLAPG; from the coding sequence GTGAGCGCGGGCACGGGTGCGGGGAGGGGCCTCGTCCTCGACGGCACCGTCCACCGTGGCTCCTTCGAGCTCGCGCTGCGCATGGAGGCCGGTCCCGGCGAGGTGGTCGGGGTGCTGGGGCCCAACGGCGCCGGCAAGTCGACGCTGCTGCGGGCCGTCGCCGGCCTGGAGCTGCTCTCGTCCGGGACGCTGGCGGTGGCGGGCCGGGTGTGGCAGGACGGCACGACGGCGCTGCGGCCCGAGGAGCGGGCGGCCGGGGTGGTCTTCCAGGACTACCGGCTCTTCCCCCACCTCGACGTGCTCGACAACGTCGCCTTCGCGGCGCGTGCGGCCGGCGTACGACGCTCCGAGGCCCGCGACGGCGCCGCCGGCTGGCTCTCCCGGCTCGGGCTCCACGACCTGGCCCGACGGCGACCGGCGCAGCTCTCGGGCGGCCAGGCGCAGCGGGTGGCGCTGGCCCGGGCGCTGGCGCGCGAGCCTGACGTGCTGCTGCTCGACGAGCCGATGGCCGCGCTCGACGCGGGGGCGCGGCTGGAGGTGCGCGGCTTCCTGCGCACCCACCTCGCGGACTTCGGCGGCCCGGTCGTGCTGGTGACCCACGACCCGCTCGAGGCGATGGTGCTCGCCGACCGGCTGGTGGTGGTCGAGGGCGGTCGGCTGGTGCAGCAGGGGACGCCGGCGGAGGTCGCACGCCGGCCCGCCTCGACCTACGTCGCCCGGCTGATGGGGCTCAACCTGTGGTCCGGCCGGCTCGGCCACGACGGCCGGGTCGAGCTCGACCGGGGCGGCTCGCTGGCGCTGGCCACGGACGCGACGCCCGGACGCGTGCTGGTGGCGCTGCGGCCGAGCGCGATCAGCGTCCACACCGGCCGCCCCGGCGGCCCGGACGGCCCGGGCGCCAGTCCGCGCAACCAGTGGTCGGGCCGGCTCGCGTCGCTGGAGCGGCTCGCGGACCGGGTGCGGCTCCAGGTCGAGGGCCGGCCCGGTGCGCTGGTCGACGTGACCGCCGCGGCCGTGGCCGAGCTGGGGCTGGTGGAGGGGCGCGAGGTGTGGCTCACGGCCAAGGCGACCGAGGTCGAGGCCTACCCCGAGTCCCGGCCCGCCCCGCTCGCGCCGGGGTGA
- a CDS encoding ABC transporter permease: MRTAPSGGPRRALGRRRERVPWPLGVPAALAVLLLLVPLGGLLVRAPWEGLPRILLTPEVREALRLSLVCASLATLVSVVLGVPLAYVLARSQAPGVRLLRALVTLPLVLPPVVGGVALLLAFGRNGIVGRYLDAWFGITVPFSTPAVVVAETFVAMPFLVVAVEGALRTADRGYDEAAATLGASRMTVFLRVTLPIIRPALVAGAVLCWARALGEFGATATFAGNFEGTTRTMPLAVYNAIQTDPDAAIALSLVLLTVSVTVLVVLRGRWTGQGAA; encoded by the coding sequence GTGAGGACGGCCCCGTCGGGCGGGCCGCGGAGGGCCCTGGGGCGCCGGCGCGAGCGCGTCCCCTGGCCGCTGGGGGTCCCCGCCGCGCTGGCGGTGCTGCTGCTGCTGGTGCCGCTGGGTGGGCTGCTCGTCCGCGCGCCGTGGGAGGGCCTGCCCCGGATCCTGCTCACGCCCGAGGTCCGGGAGGCGCTGCGCCTGTCGCTGGTGTGCGCCAGCCTCGCCACGCTGGTCTCGGTGGTGCTGGGGGTGCCGTTGGCCTACGTGCTCGCGCGGTCGCAGGCCCCCGGCGTACGCCTGCTGCGGGCGCTGGTGACGCTCCCGCTCGTGCTGCCGCCCGTCGTGGGCGGCGTGGCGCTGCTGCTGGCCTTCGGCCGCAACGGGATCGTCGGGCGCTACCTCGACGCGTGGTTCGGGATCACGGTCCCGTTCAGCACGCCGGCGGTGGTGGTCGCCGAGACGTTCGTGGCGATGCCGTTCCTGGTGGTGGCGGTCGAGGGCGCGCTGCGCACGGCCGACCGGGGGTACGACGAGGCCGCCGCCACCCTCGGCGCCTCGCGGATGACGGTGTTCCTGCGGGTGACGCTGCCCATCATCCGCCCGGCCCTGGTCGCGGGCGCGGTGCTGTGCTGGGCGCGGGCGCTGGGGGAGTTCGGCGCCACCGCGACCTTCGCCGGCAACTTCGAGGGCACCACCCGCACCATGCCGCTGGCGGTCTACAACGCGATCCAGACCGACCCCGACGCCGCGATCGCGCTCTCGCTGGTGCTGCTGACGGTCTCGGTCACCGTGCTGGTCGTGCTGCGCGGTCGCTGGACCGGCCAGGGCGCGGCGTGA
- the modA gene encoding molybdate ABC transporter substrate-binding protein: MRQHRHLPVRTALATILAGTLLLSGCGSSGDQPGASGQTVTLRVLAAASLTETFTALGQRFEADNPGTTVQLSFGPSSGLAEQVTSGAPADVFAAASPGTMQTVVDAGEAEDPQDFATNEAEIAVPADNPGDVDSLDDLARESVKVAVCDPEVPCGVLAVDVLDSAGLDVTPVTEEEDVKAVLTKVTLGEVDAGLVYVTDVQAAGDAVAGVAVPEEDAATTTYPIAALERSENAEQARAFVDLVRSEVGREALEDAGFGLP; encoded by the coding sequence GTGAGACAGCACCGGCACCTGCCGGTCCGGACCGCCCTCGCCACCATCCTGGCGGGCACCCTGCTCCTGTCCGGGTGCGGCAGCAGCGGCGACCAGCCGGGTGCGTCGGGTCAGACCGTCACGCTGCGGGTGCTCGCCGCGGCCTCGCTGACCGAGACGTTCACCGCGCTCGGCCAGCGGTTCGAGGCCGACAACCCGGGGACCACCGTGCAGCTGTCCTTCGGTCCGAGCTCGGGCCTGGCCGAGCAGGTCACCAGCGGTGCCCCGGCCGACGTGTTCGCCGCCGCGAGCCCCGGGACGATGCAGACCGTCGTCGACGCCGGCGAGGCGGAGGACCCGCAGGACTTCGCCACCAACGAGGCCGAGATCGCCGTGCCCGCCGACAACCCCGGCGACGTCGACTCCCTCGACGACCTCGCGAGGGAGTCGGTCAAGGTCGCGGTGTGCGACCCCGAGGTGCCGTGCGGCGTGCTGGCCGTCGACGTCCTCGACTCGGCCGGGCTCGACGTCACCCCGGTCACCGAGGAGGAGGACGTCAAGGCGGTCCTGACCAAGGTCACCCTGGGCGAGGTCGACGCCGGCCTGGTCTACGTCACCGACGTGCAGGCCGCGGGCGACGCCGTCGCGGGCGTCGCGGTACCCGAGGAGGACGCGGCCACCACGACCTACCCCATCGCCGCGCTGGAGCGGTCCGAGAACGCCGAGCAGGCCCGGGCCTTCGTCGACCTGGTGCGCTCGGAGGTGGGTCGCGAGGCGCTCGAGGACGCGGGCTTCGGTCTGCCGTGA
- a CDS encoding TOBE domain-containing protein produces the protein MATYRIKQAAELLGVSDDTVRRWAESGRLHPTTDGSGRQVVDGVELAEVAQQLAASGEHPEPGPVVSASARNRFVGLVTRVLRDTVMAQVEIQAGPHRVVSLMSREAADELRLEPGVLAIAAVKSTNVVVELPEAP, from the coding sequence GTGGCGACGTATCGGATCAAGCAGGCGGCCGAGCTGCTCGGCGTCAGCGACGACACCGTGAGGCGGTGGGCCGAGTCGGGGCGGCTGCACCCGACGACCGACGGCTCGGGCCGGCAGGTGGTGGACGGGGTCGAGCTGGCCGAGGTGGCGCAGCAGCTGGCCGCGTCGGGGGAGCACCCCGAGCCCGGCCCGGTGGTGTCGGCGTCGGCGCGCAACCGGTTCGTCGGGCTGGTGACGCGGGTGCTGCGCGACACCGTGATGGCCCAGGTCGAGATCCAGGCCGGCCCGCACCGCGTCGTGTCCCTGATGAGCCGCGAGGCCGCCGACGAGCTGCGGCTCGAGCCCGGCGTCCTGGCCATCGCCGCCGTCAAGTCCACCAACGTCGTCGTCGAGCTCCCGGAGGCCCCGTGA
- a CDS encoding hemerythrin domain-containing protein: MTTELPEITRPTTGDVVDLILEDHRAFETLLRELRNDQNDRAALRGQLSALLVAHGEAEESHVYPELRRKDAIDEHEAEHGEEEHREIYEALLPLLEATDLYDEDASHALHELSETLLHHLDEEERDILNPARSDVADADRARLGEAWATRRNELLDDGCGSLEQVRSLLAG; encoded by the coding sequence ATGACGACCGAGCTGCCCGAGATCACCCGCCCGACGACCGGCGACGTGGTCGACCTGATCCTCGAGGACCACCGTGCGTTCGAGACGTTGCTGCGGGAGCTGCGCAACGACCAGAACGACCGCGCGGCGCTGCGCGGGCAGCTCTCGGCGCTGCTGGTCGCGCACGGGGAGGCCGAGGAGAGCCACGTCTACCCCGAGCTCAGGCGCAAGGACGCGATCGACGAGCACGAGGCCGAGCACGGCGAGGAGGAGCACCGCGAGATCTACGAGGCCCTGCTCCCGCTGCTCGAGGCGACCGACCTGTACGACGAGGACGCCAGCCACGCCCTTCACGAGCTGAGCGAGACGCTGCTCCACCACCTCGACGAGGAGGAGCGCGACATCCTCAACCCGGCCCGCTCCGACGTCGCCGACGCCGACCGCGCCCGTCTGGGCGAGGCCTGGGCCACCCGCCGCAACGAGCTGCTCGACGACGGCTGCGGAAGCCTCGAGCAGGTGCGGTCGCTCCTCGCCGGGTGA